One stretch of Bacteroidota bacterium DNA includes these proteins:
- the prmC gene encoding peptide chain release factor N(5)-glutamine methyltransferase, giving the protein MSQTAAPKKIWTILELITWGTEYLTEKSIDDARLTIELLLAHVLQFQRIQLYTKFDQPLTDQELAQFKELLKRRLTREPLQYILGDTEFMGLKFRVDKRVLIPRPETELLVEKSIELLHQKFSNETIISILDIGTGSGCIAVSVAKMIPNAQITAIDVSKEALELAQQNAEQHGVAERILFQQSDLFNVTSQPFAQKFHCILSNPPYISQKEFELVSNDVKNFEPNSALTDNGNGLKFYTVIAHLAEDLLIEQGIVGVEHAYDQSESVQTIFTHCGFSNPIIVKDYQGIQRHLFYIATKQSS; this is encoded by the coding sequence TTGAGTCAAACGGCAGCACCAAAGAAGATCTGGACGATCCTCGAACTTATTACGTGGGGAACAGAATATCTTACCGAGAAAAGCATCGATGATGCCAGGCTTACAATCGAATTACTGCTCGCACATGTTTTGCAATTTCAACGGATACAACTCTACACCAAATTTGATCAACCGCTCACCGATCAAGAATTAGCACAGTTCAAAGAACTGCTTAAACGTCGTCTTACCCGCGAACCGCTCCAATACATTCTCGGCGATACGGAATTTATGGGATTGAAATTTCGTGTGGATAAGCGAGTGTTAATCCCGCGCCCCGAGACCGAATTACTTGTTGAAAAATCAATCGAACTGTTACACCAAAAATTTTCCAATGAAACGATAATTTCGATACTTGATATTGGAACAGGAAGCGGGTGCATTGCCGTCAGCGTAGCAAAAATGATTCCCAACGCTCAAATCACCGCTATTGACGTGAGCAAGGAAGCATTGGAATTAGCTCAACAAAATGCCGAGCAGCATGGAGTTGCAGAACGAATCCTCTTTCAACAATCCGATCTCTTTAATGTGACTTCACAACCATTTGCACAAAAGTTCCATTGTATTCTTTCCAATCCTCCCTATATATCCCAAAAAGAATTTGAACTAGTTTCAAACGATGTTAAGAATTTCGAACCCAATTCTGCCTTAACAGACAATGGAAATGGGTTGAAATTCTATACTGTGATTGCACATCTTGCTGAAGATTTGTTAATTGAGCAAGGTATTGTGGGAGTTGAACATGCATACGATCAATCAGAAAGTGTTCAAACAATTTTTACGCATTGTGGTTTTTCAAATCCAATTATTGTAAAAGATTACCAAGGGATTCAAAGACATCTGT
- a CDS encoding amidohydrolase → MKKLFLILLALIVSVSTFMTIAARKQSADLIITNAIVYTVDRDNSTAEAIAIRGSRIIAVGSTQDIENQYTSQNVINADGKTIVPGFIDSHAHVMGLGQSLSELNLYGTTSSQQIAAMVAQSAKNVKPGEWIRGRGWDQNDWGSGTGEKPFPTASILDKVSPDNPVILSRVDGHAIWVNAKAMEIAKKNTDLKIEIPGGIIHRDRFGNPTGIFIDNAEAVIRTVVPEYTKGEKIALYSKAFDECLKLGITGVHDMGIDKIDFDIYKELTDRQQLPLRIYGLIGGNGHFLDEMFQSGPYNDKGNNFFAVRSIKLYLDGALGSRGAALIEPYSDEPESRGVITFSPDSIRIITELALQKGFQVAVHAIGDRANNIALNEFEKASQKFPMQARTARLRIEHAQIISPDDILRFKKLDVIPSMQPTHATSDMYWAQARIGPERILGAYAWRFLLDDGNMIPAGSDFPIEYPNPLFGFYAAITRQDKDGIPRNARDVEEKFQLSAEKIRDSTLYEGGWFAPQKMTRTEALRAFTLWGAYAEFKESEKGSIEEGKLADIVMLSKDIMTVDPKEILSTEVTMTIIGGIIRYQK, encoded by the coding sequence ATGAAAAAACTTTTCCTCATACTGTTAGCACTCATCGTTTCCGTTTCAACGTTTATGACTATTGCTGCGCGCAAACAATCTGCAGATTTAATCATCACGAATGCAATTGTCTATACCGTTGATCGTGATAACTCTACAGCGGAAGCGATTGCGATTCGTGGAAGCAGAATCATCGCCGTTGGTTCAACACAAGATATCGAAAATCAATACACATCACAAAATGTAATCAACGCAGACGGAAAAACGATTGTACCGGGATTCATTGATTCACATGCACATGTGATGGGATTGGGACAGAGTCTTTCGGAATTAAATCTTTACGGCACAACATCGTCCCAGCAGATTGCTGCTATGGTTGCACAAAGTGCAAAGAATGTAAAGCCGGGCGAATGGATCCGCGGACGGGGATGGGATCAGAATGACTGGGGTTCAGGGACAGGTGAAAAACCATTTCCTACTGCTTCAATCCTAGATAAAGTTTCTCCTGATAATCCGGTGATACTAAGCCGTGTTGACGGTCATGCCATTTGGGTGAATGCCAAGGCAATGGAAATCGCAAAAAAAAATACCGATCTGAAAATTGAAATTCCCGGCGGAATAATTCATCGAGATCGTTTTGGAAATCCCACCGGAATATTTATTGATAACGCTGAAGCGGTCATTCGTACCGTTGTTCCGGAATATACCAAGGGAGAAAAAATAGCGTTGTATTCAAAAGCATTTGATGAATGTCTAAAACTCGGCATTACCGGAGTTCATGACATGGGAATCGATAAAATTGATTTTGACATTTACAAAGAACTTACTGATCGTCAACAATTGCCTCTGCGCATCTATGGTCTTATTGGCGGCAACGGACATTTCTTGGACGAAATGTTTCAAAGCGGTCCATATAATGACAAAGGGAACAACTTCTTTGCCGTTCGGTCCATCAAACTCTATTTAGATGGTGCGTTGGGATCACGCGGTGCCGCATTGATTGAACCATATAGCGATGAACCGGAAAGCCGCGGGGTAATAACATTTTCTCCCGATTCTATCCGCATCATCACCGAACTTGCATTACAAAAAGGATTTCAGGTAGCAGTGCATGCTATTGGTGATAGAGCAAACAATATTGCATTAAATGAATTTGAAAAGGCATCGCAAAAATTCCCAATGCAGGCGCGCACTGCCCGGCTCAGAATTGAACATGCACAGATCATCTCGCCGGATGATATTCTGCGCTTTAAAAAACTGGATGTTATTCCAAGTATGCAGCCAACTCATGCAACATCGGATATGTATTGGGCGCAAGCGCGGATTGGTCCCGAGCGGATCCTTGGTGCATATGCCTGGCGTTTTTTACTGGACGATGGTAATATGATCCCCGCCGGATCGGACTTTCCCATTGAATACCCTAATCCGCTGTTTGGATTTTATGCCGCTATCACACGACAGGATAAAGATGGAATTCCTCGAAATGCGCGTGATGTAGAAGAGAAATTTCAATTGTCAGCTGAAAAAATAAGAGATTCCACTCTTTATGAAGGAGGATGGTTTGCACCACAGAAAATGACACGAACAGAGGCGCTTCGTGCATTTACATTGTGGGGAGCGTATGCTGAATTTAAGGAAAGTGAAAAAGGAAGTATTGAAGAAGGAAAACTGGCGGATATCGTTATGCTTTCTAAGGATATTATGACTGTTGATCCGAAGGAAATTTTATCCACAGAAGTGACGATGACGATTATTGGCGGAATAATTCGTTACCAAAAATAA
- the mazG gene encoding nucleoside triphosphate pyrophosphohydrolase, with translation MKEFDEFVSIMRRLRKECPWDKEQTHESLKKHFIEEAYEALDAVDRKNFEDLKGELGDVALQVVFHSLIAEEEEKFTLEEVFTTINEKLIRRHPHIYGDAVVNSGAEQSALWDKIKMTEGRSSLLDGIPNHFPALMKAEKVQKKAAKVGFDWSKKEDVWKKVEEELNELHTAMASNNQEQTDKEFGDVLFSLVNYARFINVDPEESLHSTIQKFTTRFQYIEQKLLEQQKDIHNTSLEEMDALWNEAKGK, from the coding sequence ATGAAAGAATTCGATGAATTTGTCTCTATTATGAGGCGCTTGCGAAAAGAATGTCCATGGGATAAGGAACAGACACACGAATCACTGAAGAAGCATTTTATTGAAGAAGCGTATGAAGCGCTGGATGCCGTCGATCGAAAAAATTTTGAAGACTTAAAAGGAGAACTGGGAGATGTCGCGCTGCAGGTTGTTTTCCATTCCTTGATAGCGGAAGAGGAAGAAAAATTCACGCTGGAAGAAGTTTTTACTACGATCAATGAAAAACTGATCCGACGTCATCCGCACATTTACGGAGATGCGGTTGTGAATTCCGGAGCTGAACAATCCGCTCTGTGGGATAAAATCAAAATGACGGAAGGCCGCTCATCGTTGTTGGACGGAATTCCAAACCATTTTCCGGCACTGATGAAGGCAGAAAAAGTACAAAAGAAAGCAGCAAAGGTCGGTTTTGATTGGAGTAAAAAGGAAGATGTTTGGAAAAAAGTGGAAGAAGAACTTAATGAACTGCACACAGCAATGGCATCCAACAATCAAGAACAGACAGACAAAGAATTCGGGGATGTTCTTTTTTCTCTTGTCAATTATGCACGTTTCATCAATGTAGATCCCGAAGAATCATTGCATTCCACAATACAAAAATTTACAACGAGATTTCAATATATTGAGCAGAAATTACTGGAACAGCAAAAAGATATTCACAACACAAGTTTGGAAGAGATGGATGCGTTATGGAACGAAGCGAAAGGGAAATAG
- a CDS encoding PhoH family protein, protein MNIEKKLLLKDVDPLSLLGYNDSHLHLIEQRFDASITARGSNITLRGEEVELEQLERVFNELQFLLAKNGVLTANDVNTVLDLVVDVTQTKLTMSKVKESDVAVLFTKNSIIKAKTPTQRDYLDKSQRNDIVFAIGPAGTGKTYLAVAMAVASLKNNEVSKIVLARPAVEAGESLGFLPGDMAQKIDPYLRPLYDALDDMLPGEKLKMYMERRIIEIVPLAYMRGRTLHNAFVILDEAQNATAMQMKMFLTRLGNNSKAIITGDVTQIDLPANATSGLVQIQEVLKKIEGIDFVYFDKTDVVRHRLVREIIDAYAKFGERESGKGK, encoded by the coding sequence GTGAATATCGAAAAGAAATTATTGTTGAAGGATGTGGATCCATTATCTCTGCTTGGGTACAATGATTCGCATCTGCATTTGATTGAACAACGGTTTGATGCATCCATCACTGCACGCGGAAGCAACATCACGCTGCGAGGTGAAGAGGTAGAGCTGGAACAGCTTGAGCGGGTTTTTAACGAGCTTCAATTTCTTCTTGCGAAAAACGGTGTCTTAACCGCAAATGACGTGAACACTGTTCTGGATTTGGTTGTTGATGTCACTCAGACGAAATTGACGATGTCGAAGGTAAAAGAGAGTGATGTTGCCGTTCTGTTCACTAAAAATTCCATCATTAAAGCAAAGACACCGACACAGCGCGACTATTTGGATAAATCACAGCGCAACGACATTGTTTTTGCCATCGGTCCTGCCGGGACAGGAAAAACGTATCTTGCTGTAGCGATGGCTGTGGCAAGTTTAAAAAATAATGAAGTGAGCAAGATCGTTCTTGCACGCCCAGCAGTTGAAGCGGGAGAGTCACTTGGATTTTTACCCGGAGATATGGCCCAGAAGATCGATCCATACCTTCGTCCGCTGTATGATGCGCTGGATGATATGCTGCCAGGCGAAAAATTGAAGATGTATATGGAGCGAAGAATCATTGAGATCGTCCCGTTGGCATATATGCGGGGACGGACACTGCATAATGCATTTGTGATTCTTGATGAAGCTCAAAATGCAACGGCAATGCAGATGAAGATGTTCCTGACTCGTCTCGGAAATAACTCCAAAGCGATCATTACCGGCGACGTAACGCAGATCGATTTGCCGGCCAATGCTACGTCCGGTCTGGTGCAGATTCAGGAAGTGCTGAAAAAGATCGAAGGGATCGATTTTGTCTATTTTGACAAAACGGATGTTGTCCGCCATCGTTTGGTGAGAGAAATTATTGATGCCTATGCTAAATTTGGAGAGCGTGAGAGCGGAAAGGGAAAGTAG
- a CDS encoding YraN family protein — translation MSLAFLQQDTKMDQELRKTGKLGEDIAAEYLRQNGYEIIEQNYYYNHGEIDIVAKDGTTLVFVEVKSRRSTKFGEPEESVTPKKQELLRRTAEGYVLKRNIGEINCRFDVVSIVFGKGTSECKILKNCF, via the coding sequence TTGAGTTTAGCGTTTTTGCAGCAGGATACAAAAATGGATCAGGAACTACGAAAGACCGGAAAACTTGGAGAAGATATCGCTGCAGAGTACTTGCGGCAAAACGGGTATGAGATCATCGAACAAAATTATTACTATAATCATGGAGAGATTGATATCGTTGCTAAAGATGGGACAACGCTTGTCTTTGTGGAAGTGAAATCGCGTCGATCAACAAAATTTGGAGAACCGGAAGAATCCGTAACACCCAAAAAACAGGAATTGCTTCGTCGAACTGCTGAAGGATATGTTCTGAAAAGAAATATTGGAGAGATCAATTGTCGGTTTGATGTTGTTTCAATCGTTTTTGGGAAGGGAACATCGGAGTGTAAAATCTTAAAGAACTGTTTTTAA
- a CDS encoding ribonuclease HII gives MLEYEQKYWNNGIQYIAGVDEAGRGPLAGPVVASAVIFAPDVLIEGVNDSKKLTEKKRETLFHLIHEKALAVGIGIVGHEVIDRINILQASFLAMNKAIELLKIKPQQLLVDGNFFRHERFPVENIIKGDALSHSIAAASIIAKVTRDSLMKDLHDQYPEYDFAKHKGYGTKAHIEAIRKHGYSPIHRRSFHVNQLDGLEKR, from the coding sequence GTGTTAGAATACGAACAAAAATATTGGAATAACGGAATACAGTATATTGCCGGAGTCGACGAAGCTGGAAGAGGCCCTCTTGCCGGTCCTGTCGTGGCATCGGCAGTTATCTTTGCGCCTGACGTACTGATTGAAGGTGTTAACGATTCCAAAAAACTGACAGAGAAAAAACGGGAAACGTTGTTTCACCTTATACATGAAAAAGCATTAGCGGTAGGGATTGGCATTGTTGGTCATGAAGTGATCGACAGGATCAATATTCTGCAGGCCTCCTTCCTTGCCATGAACAAAGCGATTGAATTGCTCAAAATAAAACCGCAGCAGCTTCTTGTAGACGGAAATTTTTTCCGGCACGAACGTTTTCCTGTTGAAAATATCATTAAAGGTGATGCGCTTTCTCATTCCATTGCTGCTGCATCAATCATTGCAAAAGTAACACGTGATTCGTTAATGAAAGATTTACACGATCAATATCCCGAGTATGATTTTGCAAAACACAAAGGATACGGGACAAAAGCACATATCGAAGCAATTCGCAAACATGGTTATTCGCCGATTCATCGCCGTTCATTCCATGTCAATCAGTTAGATGGTTTGGAAAAAAGATAA
- a CDS encoding geranylgeranylglycerol-phosphate geranylgeranyltransferase: protein MKPYITLIRPVNFIITALSIFVACLLAGGTQAQILFMIFASLGGACIASGGMVINDILDVDIDRINKPERPIPSGAVSKYDALMFYGGLTGAGMIMTAYTTRPAFIIAFVAVPTIVLYSKVFKGTPLIGNLIVGGLTGLTFIFGGAAVGNMRQAVIPAVFAFLINVGREIIKDMEDVEGDAKNGATTFPVLYGMKSAAIIATLFLLLVIASTVVPYMFGIYSVKYLVLVNVGVNVVLLYVIYSLWKDQSIKNLNILSNILKWDMLVGLAAIYLG, encoded by the coding sequence ATGAAACCATATATTACTTTAATTCGACCAGTCAATTTTATCATCACAGCTCTTTCAATTTTTGTGGCTTGTTTACTCGCCGGAGGAACTCAAGCACAGATACTCTTCATGATATTTGCATCTCTTGGCGGTGCATGTATTGCAAGCGGGGGAATGGTGATCAACGATATCCTTGATGTTGATATTGACCGTATCAACAAACCGGAACGCCCGATTCCGAGCGGTGCTGTTTCGAAATATGATGCGTTGATGTTCTATGGTGGTTTGACCGGTGCTGGTATGATTATGACTGCTTATACCACACGTCCGGCATTCATCATCGCGTTTGTCGCTGTTCCAACGATTGTGTTATACAGCAAAGTATTTAAAGGGACTCCGCTGATAGGAAATTTAATCGTGGGTGGTTTAACAGGACTTACCTTTATCTTTGGCGGTGCTGCAGTCGGGAATATGCGGCAAGCAGTTATTCCGGCGGTATTTGCTTTCCTCATCAATGTTGGACGGGAGATCATTAAGGATATGGAAGATGTTGAAGGAGACGCAAAAAACGGTGCGACAACATTTCCCGTGTTGTATGGAATGAAGAGTGCTGCGATTATCGCGACGCTATTTTTGTTGTTGGTTATTGCCTCAACCGTTGTTCCTTATATGTTTGGAATATATAGTGTAAAATATCTTGTTCTGGTGAATGTAGGAGTGAATGTTGTTTTATTGTACGTTATTTATTCATTATGGAAAGATCAGTCAATAAAGAATCTTAACATACTTTCGAATATCTTGAAGTGGGACATGCTGGTAGGACTCGCGGCGATTTATTTGGGATGA
- a CDS encoding POTRA domain-containing protein — MILPLFIWKPRPFMLCGWLFLFASVSFAQTTISSIEIIGNSNFSQRDLLEKIPSKIGSPFSSFSQSLTVLKEIYRTEGFYTFTIDSTVSQLSEDTAKVGIKIYLSERQRTLISEIKISGNNSFPTKELLIVLESSSGSPANAALLESDIRSILDYYSRRGYPFVKIHSDSIHMDPADSSKLIIQLNIEEGSKVLLNEIQVEGNSSTSSAVVVREARMENGEVFNQDKLEKIQRRLERLQLFSSVSEPQLYINSGATGDTLYGGLRITVKEGNTNTFDGIIGYIPATIPNTDGYFTGNVFVAMRNLFGTGRKALIKWQRETETTQELELQYREPWLFGVPFSIGGTFFQRKQDSSYVKTKIEARGEYAISEELSVAGNISSESVYPSSNVTKFTVFESNALLFGGEILYDTRDNLQNPTNGVKYSTTVQQGMKNITGPQQFLFLASGTSFSIQKYTLDAEAYVSPFNRQVIMIGVHGKQISSSQLEVSDLFQFGGATTLRGYRENQFFANQIAYINVEYRFLTGRASSFFGFVDAGYFSRPADPLRLIIHQEKRLYGFGLGARIETGLGILNISYALGQGDSFSNGKIHVGIINEF; from the coding sequence ATGATATTGCCACTATTTATATGGAAACCAAGGCCGTTCATGTTATGTGGATGGCTTTTTTTGTTTGCGAGTGTATCGTTCGCACAAACAACAATTTCATCAATTGAGATCATCGGTAATTCCAATTTTTCTCAAAGGGATTTACTGGAAAAGATCCCATCGAAGATCGGCTCACCATTTTCATCTTTTTCGCAATCCTTAACTGTGCTTAAGGAGATCTATCGAACAGAGGGATTTTACACATTCACGATTGACTCGACAGTCTCACAATTGTCAGAAGATACCGCCAAGGTCGGCATCAAGATATATCTAAGCGAGCGTCAACGTACACTTATTTCTGAAATAAAAATCTCCGGAAATAATTCCTTTCCAACAAAAGAACTCCTGATCGTGCTTGAATCTTCTTCCGGCTCACCCGCGAACGCAGCATTATTGGAATCGGATATTCGATCCATTCTTGATTATTATTCGCGGCGGGGTTATCCGTTCGTAAAAATACACAGCGATAGCATTCACATGGATCCTGCCGATTCTTCAAAATTGATTATTCAATTGAACATAGAAGAAGGCTCAAAAGTATTATTGAATGAGATTCAAGTGGAAGGGAATTCATCCACCTCATCGGCAGTGGTTGTGCGTGAAGCGAGAATGGAAAACGGAGAAGTATTCAATCAAGACAAACTGGAAAAAATTCAACGCAGACTTGAACGATTGCAGTTATTCTCTTCAGTCAGTGAACCGCAGCTCTATATCAATTCCGGTGCGACAGGTGACACGTTGTATGGGGGATTACGTATTACTGTAAAAGAAGGGAATACGAATACCTTCGACGGTATTATCGGATATATTCCGGCGACTATCCCGAATACTGATGGATACTTTACCGGAAATGTTTTTGTAGCGATGCGGAATTTATTTGGTACAGGACGCAAAGCGTTGATCAAATGGCAGCGTGAAACAGAAACCACACAGGAATTGGAATTGCAATATCGAGAACCGTGGCTGTTTGGTGTCCCGTTTAGTATCGGTGGAACGTTTTTCCAGCGCAAACAGGATTCTTCGTACGTAAAAACGAAAATTGAAGCTCGCGGAGAATATGCCATTTCCGAAGAATTATCTGTTGCGGGAAATATATCATCGGAATCGGTTTATCCTTCTTCCAACGTGACAAAATTTACCGTCTTTGAAAGCAATGCATTGCTCTTCGGCGGAGAAATTCTCTACGATACGCGAGATAATTTGCAGAATCCAACTAACGGAGTGAAATATTCTACAACCGTGCAGCAGGGAATGAAAAATATTACCGGTCCGCAGCAATTCTTATTCTTGGCAAGTGGGACAAGTTTCTCCATCCAAAAATATACGCTTGATGCTGAGGCGTATGTCTCCCCCTTCAATCGTCAGGTGATAATGATCGGCGTACATGGAAAACAAATTTCTTCCTCTCAACTGGAAGTGAGCGACCTGTTCCAATTTGGCGGCGCTACAACGCTCCGCGGCTATCGCGAAAATCAATTTTTTGCAAATCAAATTGCGTACATTAATGTGGAATATCGCTTCCTCACAGGACGAGCATCATCGTTCTTCGGATTTGTAGACGCCGGATACTTTTCACGTCCTGCGGATCCCCTTAGACTGATCATACATCAGGAAAAGCGATTATATGGATTTGGTTTGGGGGCGCGTATTGAGACGGGATTAGGTATTTTAAACATCAGCTATGCGCTCGGTCAGGGAGATAGTTTCAGTAACGGGAAAATTCACGTAGGTATTATCAACGAGTTTTAA
- a CDS encoding GWxTD domain-containing protein produces the protein MKTLFLLIFCSSIIMAQVEARKPVTGFDLPEFFVDALSFAASDSISSRVDVYIQVPYDAIQFIKKNDRYTARYEVMLNFLTDDNVSMSEKVWTEDVSVPLFDYTESKKAFSLTQRSVNITPGIYTLRSQVRDTESKKVFHVIKKIIVGNYSTKAISISDIMLVNRINTEGERRSLAPNVSGNIGENNNSFSIFFELYSSRISDSLELHYTIIDNKGRELLNKFQNYRSRGNRSQIITRFDSAKYSSGTYLLNVEVRSWLDDPNEIPALKQRSFVVRWGNMPISISDLDLAIKQMRYIAKEKEYDEIEEAETEEAKRNLFDAFWQRRDPNGSTKRNEYMEEYYSRVEYANKNFSHYQAGWKTDMGMVFILFGSPNNVERHPFDIDSKPYEIWSYYDYNRSVVFVDESGFGDYRLLTPIWEMLQRLKTGQ, from the coding sequence ATGAAAACATTATTTCTTCTCATTTTTTGCTCATCAATAATAATGGCGCAAGTTGAAGCGCGCAAGCCGGTAACTGGGTTCGATTTACCGGAGTTTTTTGTTGATGCGCTAAGTTTTGCAGCTAGCGATTCTATTTCCTCGCGTGTGGATGTATACATCCAGGTGCCATATGATGCAATTCAATTTATCAAAAAGAACGATCGATATACTGCTCGATATGAAGTGATGTTGAATTTTCTCACGGATGATAATGTTTCCATGTCGGAAAAGGTCTGGACGGAAGATGTCAGTGTTCCGTTATTCGACTATACAGAATCCAAAAAGGCGTTTAGTTTAACACAGCGATCAGTCAATATCACGCCGGGGATCTACACACTTCGATCACAAGTCCGCGACACCGAATCCAAAAAAGTTTTCCATGTCATCAAAAAGATCATCGTTGGAAATTATTCCACGAAGGCGATTTCCATCAGCGATATTATGCTGGTGAACCGGATTAATACCGAAGGAGAGCGGCGTTCCCTCGCTCCGAATGTCTCCGGGAATATCGGTGAGAATAATAATTCTTTCTCAATCTTTTTTGAACTGTATTCTTCACGTATTTCTGATTCATTGGAACTCCATTACACGATTATTGATAATAAGGGAAGGGAGCTTCTGAATAAATTTCAGAATTATCGCTCTCGCGGAAATCGCAGCCAGATTATCACGCGCTTTGACAGTGCAAAATATTCTTCGGGGACATATCTCTTGAATGTCGAAGTTCGGTCATGGCTTGATGATCCGAATGAAATACCGGCATTAAAACAGCGATCATTCGTCGTACGATGGGGAAATATGCCAATCAGCATTTCCGATCTCGATCTTGCCATCAAACAAATGCGGTATATCGCGAAAGAAAAAGAGTATGACGAGATAGAAGAAGCGGAAACCGAAGAGGCAAAGCGAAATCTGTTTGATGCATTTTGGCAGCGGCGTGATCCTAATGGTTCCACGAAACGAAATGAATACATGGAAGAGTATTACAGTCGCGTGGAATATGCGAACAAAAATTTTTCGCACTACCAAGCGGGCTGGAAGACCGATATGGGAATGGTCTTTATTCTTTTTGGATCTCCAAACAATGTCGAACGCCATCCGTTTGATATCGATTCAAAACCGTACGAAATCTGGTCATATTATGACTATAATCGCAGCGTGGTCTTTGTTGATGAATCGGGTTTCGGCGATTATCGGCTGTTGACCCCGATTTGGGAAATGCTGCAGCGATTAAAAACCGGACAATAA
- the rimO gene encoding 30S ribosomal protein S12 methylthiotransferase RimO: MNTKQQKINIITLGCAKNTVDSEALYSQLLHNEFSLTEKIEEADIAIINTCGFIDAAKRQSVDTILAAVERKTSGQLSKVYVMGCLVERYKNDLQKEIPEIDNFFGTNELPNILEALGGKYKYELLGERAVSTPKYFSYLKISEGCDNPCSFCAIPIMRGKHKTKPVEQVMDETMRLVEKGVKELIVIGQDTTYYGLDIYGERKLASLLTSLSFVQGLEWIRLMYAFPSKFPLDILQSFSDNPKICRYIDMPIQHAADNVLKSMRRGITRRTTENLISTIRTAVPDIALRTTLIVGYPNETEADVEELVQFIKEVKFDRLGVFTYSQEDDTTAYGLGDPIPEEEKERRKEYVMEIQRAISLEKNESRIGKQARAVIERIEEGNLVGRTEWDAPEIDNEVFISNVNGVQPGDFVTINVTDATEYDLYGEITRTT; this comes from the coding sequence ATGAATACCAAACAACAAAAAATAAATATCATTACGCTTGGCTGTGCAAAGAACACCGTCGATTCCGAAGCGCTGTATAGTCAACTTCTTCACAATGAATTTTCGTTGACGGAGAAGATTGAAGAGGCAGATATTGCCATTATCAATACATGCGGATTTATCGATGCAGCGAAACGCCAATCAGTTGATACAATTCTTGCTGCTGTGGAACGCAAAACCTCAGGACAATTAAGCAAAGTGTATGTAATGGGCTGTCTTGTGGAGCGCTATAAGAACGATCTGCAGAAAGAGATTCCGGAGATTGATAATTTTTTTGGGACAAATGAACTTCCGAATATTCTTGAAGCATTGGGTGGAAAATATAAATATGAATTGCTCGGTGAGCGTGCGGTATCCACACCAAAGTATTTTTCCTATTTGAAAATATCGGAAGGATGTGACAATCCTTGTTCATTCTGTGCGATCCCGATTATGCGGGGAAAACATAAAACAAAACCGGTGGAACAGGTGATGGATGAGACGATGCGCTTAGTTGAGAAGGGTGTGAAAGAACTCATCGTGATCGGTCAAGACACAACATATTACGGTCTTGATATTTATGGTGAACGAAAGCTCGCATCGCTACTTACATCACTTTCATTCGTGCAAGGTCTTGAGTGGATACGCTTGATGTATGCGTTCCCGTCAAAATTTCCTTTGGATATATTACAATCGTTTAGTGACAATCCAAAAATCTGTCGCTACATTGATATGCCCATTCAACATGCAGCGGATAATGTTTTAAAATCGATGCGGCGCGGTATTACGCGACGGACCACAGAAAATTTGATCTCGACCATAAGAACAGCTGTGCCTGATATTGCGTTACGTACGACTTTGATTGTTGGGTACCCGAATGAGACCGAAGCGGATGTAGAAGAACTGGTGCAATTTATCAAAGAGGTGAAATTCGACAGACTTGGTGTATTCACCTATTCTCAGGAAGATGATACGACAGCGTATGGACTCGGCGATCCGATTCCGGAAGAGGAGAAGGAACGTCGTAAAGAATATGTTATGGAAATTCAGCGCGCGATCTCTCTTGAAAAGAATGAATCAAGAATCGGGAAACAGGCTCGGGCAGTGATCGAACGGATTGAAGAAGGGAATCTTGTGGGACGAACTGAATGGGATGCTCCGGAGATTGACAATGAAGTGTTCATCTCCAATGTGAACGGTGTGCAACCGGGTGATTTTGTTACGATCAATGTTACCGATGCAACGGAATATGACTTGTATGGCGAGATAACACGCACAACGTGA